The proteins below come from a single Pseudomonas sp. MYb118 genomic window:
- a CDS encoding pirin family protein, with protein sequence MLTLRKASDRGMANHGWLKSFHTFSFANYRNPREQGFSDLLVINDDRVAAGKGFGQHPHRDMEIFSYVLEGALEHKDTLGTGSVIRPGDVQLMSAGSGVAHSEFNHSATQGVHFLQIWIVPDVSGAKPRYQQEHFSAEKKRGRLQLIISPEGKHGSLKVRQDARVYAGLFDGKESATLELAADRYAYVHVARGSVELNGVQLQEGDGVRVRNEQLLNLSNGVDAEVLVFDLRAQELPEMP encoded by the coding sequence ATGCTGACCCTTCGTAAAGCTTCTGATCGCGGCATGGCCAATCATGGCTGGTTGAAGTCGTTCCACACCTTCTCCTTCGCCAATTACCGCAACCCACGGGAGCAGGGTTTTTCCGACCTGCTGGTGATCAACGATGACCGCGTCGCTGCCGGCAAGGGCTTTGGCCAACACCCGCACCGCGACATGGAGATCTTCTCCTACGTGCTCGAAGGCGCCCTGGAACACAAGGACACCCTGGGCACCGGTTCGGTGATCCGTCCGGGCGACGTACAACTGATGAGTGCCGGCAGCGGCGTGGCCCACAGCGAGTTCAACCACTCGGCGACCCAGGGCGTGCACTTCCTGCAAATCTGGATCGTACCGGACGTCAGTGGCGCCAAGCCGCGCTACCAGCAGGAGCATTTCAGCGCCGAGAAAAAACGCGGACGCCTGCAACTGATCATTTCCCCGGAAGGGAAACACGGCTCGCTGAAAGTGCGCCAGGATGCGCGGGTCTACGCCGGACTGTTCGACGGCAAGGAAAGCGCCACCCTGGAACTGGCCGCCGACCGTTATGCCTACGTGCACGTGGCCCGTGGCAGCGTCGAACTCAACGGCGTGCAATTGCAGGAAGGCGATGGCGTGCGGGTGCGCAATGAACAGCTGTTGAACCTGAGCAACGGCGTGGATGCCGAAGTGCTGGTGTTCGATTTGCGTGCGCAGGAGTTGCCGGAAATGCCATGA
- a CDS encoding YbfB/YjiJ family MFS transporter has product MLTPSAPPRSAVWLPIFAGLCASLVSIGLARFAYTPLIPSLIQAQWFSANDVVYLGAANLVGYLIGALIGHPLARRTSNTTALRLMMLAVTAAFFACGFPLSVGWFFGWRLLSGIAGGAIMVLVAATVLPHVPASRRGLASGAIFLGIGLGIAGSGTIVPPLLSLGLQDTWFGLGLLSLVLTAASWFGWPATSHTATPTTSADKTPVDPQVYLLFAQYAFMAAGLVPAMVFLVDYVARGLGAGPHVGALIWVMYGLGAIIGPVSYGFLADKLGARWSIRLVLVVQAIAVGLLAISSSFTALAVLAVIIGAFPPGIVPLALARVHELIPQHHQQQIAWSRATVSFATFQALAGFAYSAMFNASGGHHQLLFIIAAGAIVIALLLEQGMRLVKRGDRLHPALN; this is encoded by the coding sequence ATGCTCACTCCCTCCGCCCCACCCCGCAGCGCGGTCTGGCTGCCGATCTTCGCCGGCCTGTGCGCCAGCCTGGTCAGCATCGGCCTGGCACGGTTTGCCTACACGCCCTTGATTCCCTCGTTGATCCAGGCGCAATGGTTCTCTGCCAATGATGTGGTCTACCTTGGCGCGGCCAACCTGGTCGGTTACCTGATCGGCGCCCTGATCGGTCATCCCCTGGCTCGCCGCACCTCCAACACGACGGCATTGCGCCTGATGATGCTGGCGGTGACGGCGGCGTTTTTTGCCTGTGGCTTCCCATTGTCGGTGGGCTGGTTCTTCGGCTGGCGCCTGCTGTCGGGCATCGCCGGTGGCGCGATCATGGTGCTCGTGGCCGCAACGGTGCTGCCGCATGTGCCGGCCTCGCGCCGGGGCCTGGCCAGTGGCGCGATCTTTCTGGGCATCGGCCTGGGCATTGCCGGGTCCGGGACCATCGTCCCGCCGCTGCTGAGCCTTGGCTTGCAGGACACCTGGTTTGGCCTGGGCCTGTTGTCCCTGGTGCTGACCGCCGCGAGCTGGTTCGGTTGGCCTGCGACTTCGCACACGGCGACGCCCACCACTTCGGCTGATAAAACCCCGGTCGATCCGCAAGTGTATCTGCTGTTCGCCCAGTACGCGTTCATGGCGGCCGGGCTGGTGCCCGCCATGGTGTTCCTCGTCGATTACGTCGCTCGTGGCCTCGGTGCCGGGCCGCACGTGGGGGCGCTGATCTGGGTGATGTATGGCCTGGGTGCGATCATCGGCCCGGTCAGCTACGGCTTTCTCGCCGACAAACTGGGGGCGCGGTGGAGCATCCGCCTGGTACTGGTGGTGCAGGCCATCGCCGTTGGCCTGCTGGCGATCTCCAGTTCCTTTACTGCGTTGGCGGTGCTCGCGGTGATCATCGGTGCCTTCCCGCCCGGCATCGTGCCGTTGGCGCTGGCCCGGGTGCATGAGCTGATCCCACAGCACCACCAGCAACAGATTGCCTGGAGCCGTGCCACCGTATCGTTCGCCACCTTCCAGGCGCTGGCCGGCTTCGCCTATTCGGCAATGTTCAATGCCAGCGGCGGACACCACCAACTGTTGTTCATCATTGCCGCCGGTGCGATCGTGATAGCGCTGCTGCTGGAACAGGGCATGCGCCTGGTCAAGCGGGGTGATCGGTTACACCCGGCACTGAACTGA
- a CDS encoding LysR family transcriptional regulator encodes MNWDDARVFLAVCRESTLRGAARVLGVDQATVGRRVSALEKTLNATLFLRTSEGYALTAVGEAALQAVEKMEHSALELQRRIQGLDDRLTGTVRVSTTDSMAIDFLIPAIARLHQRHPEVRVQLDASTNILSLSKREADIAVRNTRPDNPDLIARRIARWPVGLFASQAYIDAHGVPAPGSAFEGHDLVVYQPYMQGNRELTLVAEPPGRGRIVASLSSSLLVRRSIAAGIGLGEIPVYMGERDGLVRLWPERTRPLPYDVWLVTHADLRHTARVRAVIDEIVEVFA; translated from the coding sequence ATGAATTGGGATGACGCGCGGGTTTTTCTCGCGGTGTGCCGGGAGTCGACCTTGCGCGGTGCCGCGCGGGTGCTGGGGGTGGATCAGGCGACGGTGGGGCGTCGGGTGTCGGCGCTGGAAAAGACCCTGAATGCCACGCTGTTTCTGCGCACTTCCGAAGGGTACGCGCTGACCGCCGTCGGTGAAGCGGCGTTGCAGGCCGTGGAGAAAATGGAGCATTCGGCGCTGGAGCTGCAACGGCGCATTCAAGGCCTCGACGATCGCCTGACCGGGACCGTGCGGGTCAGCACCACCGATTCGATGGCCATCGACTTCCTGATCCCGGCGATTGCCCGGCTGCACCAGCGCCACCCCGAGGTGCGGGTGCAACTGGATGCCTCGACCAATATCCTGAGCCTGTCCAAGCGCGAGGCGGACATTGCCGTGCGCAACACCCGGCCGGACAACCCGGACCTGATCGCCCGGCGCATCGCCCGTTGGCCGGTGGGGCTGTTCGCCTCGCAAGCCTACATCGACGCCCACGGCGTACCCGCGCCGGGCTCGGCGTTCGAGGGGCATGACCTGGTGGTGTATCAGCCATACATGCAGGGCAACCGGGAACTGACCCTGGTGGCGGAACCGCCGGGGCGAGGGCGCATTGTCGCGAGCCTGAGTTCGAGCCTGCTGGTGCGGCGCTCAATTGCCGCGGGGATCGGCTTGGGGGAGATTCCGGTGTACATGGGCGAGAGGGACGGGCTGGTCAGGTTGTGGCCGGAGCGCACGCGACCCTTGCCCTACGACGTGTGGCTGGTCACCCACGCCGACCTGCGGCACACCGCGAGGGTGCGCGCAGTGATTGATGAGATTGTCGAGGTGTTTGCCTAG
- a CDS encoding NAD(P)H-quinone oxidoreductase, producing the protein MNLPNSMTLIEITQPGGPEVLQPRQVPVPRPADGEVLIRVYAAGVNRPDALQRAGKYPLKPGMNPNPGLEVAGEVVAIGKGVNEFIVGDKVCSLTNGGGYAQYCLAPAGQTLPIPEGMDWLQAAAVPETFFTVWANLFDMGGASKGQRALIHGGTSGIGTTALMLCREFGIKAFATAGSADKCAAVRQLGAEAINYREQDFVQVIQDNTGGKGVNVILDIMGASYLNQNIAALAIEGRLVMLGFLGGARGNDVDLLGIMSKRATLTGSLMRPRTGAEKASIAEQLREYVWPVLAAGRCLPIIDQVYPLTEAAQAHARMEAGDHIGKIVLRVD; encoded by the coding sequence ATGAATTTGCCCAACAGCATGACCCTGATTGAAATCACCCAACCCGGCGGCCCCGAAGTGTTGCAGCCACGCCAGGTACCGGTGCCCCGCCCCGCGGACGGCGAGGTGCTGATCCGCGTGTACGCCGCCGGGGTCAACCGTCCCGACGCCTTGCAACGGGCCGGCAAGTACCCGCTCAAACCCGGCATGAACCCCAACCCCGGCCTGGAAGTGGCCGGTGAGGTGGTGGCGATTGGCAAGGGCGTAAACGAATTCATCGTCGGCGACAAGGTCTGTTCCCTGACCAACGGCGGTGGCTACGCGCAGTACTGCCTCGCCCCGGCGGGCCAGACGTTGCCGATTCCCGAGGGCATGGACTGGTTACAGGCGGCCGCCGTCCCGGAAACCTTTTTCACCGTGTGGGCCAACCTGTTCGACATGGGCGGCGCCAGCAAGGGCCAGCGCGCGCTGATCCACGGCGGCACCAGCGGCATCGGCACCACCGCCCTGATGCTGTGCCGCGAGTTCGGCATCAAGGCGTTCGCCACCGCCGGCAGCGCGGACAAATGTGCGGCCGTGCGCCAGCTCGGCGCCGAGGCGATCAACTACCGTGAACAGGATTTTGTCCAGGTGATCCAGGACAACACTGGTGGCAAGGGCGTGAACGTGATCCTCGACATCATGGGCGCTTCGTACCTGAACCAGAACATCGCGGCACTGGCCATAGAAGGTCGCCTGGTGATGCTCGGCTTCCTCGGCGGCGCCCGTGGTAATGACGTCGACTTGCTCGGCATCATGAGCAAACGCGCCACCCTCACCGGCTCACTGATGCGCCCGCGTACCGGCGCGGAGAAAGCCTCGATTGCCGAGCAACTGCGCGAATACGTCTGGCCAGTGCTGGCGGCCGGGCGCTGCCTGCCGATCATCGACCAGGTCTACCCGCTGACCGAAGCGGCGCAGGCCCATGCGCGGATGGAGGCCGGGGATCACATCGGCAAGATTGTGTTGCGGGTGGATTGA